The DNA region TAAGGCAGTTTCTGTTTCCCAATCTTCTTTAGGTACGGAGAGAATGTCTTTTGCATAGACAAACCCAATTATATTGTCAATTCTTTCACGATAGACTGGAATCCTGGAATGTCCGTATTTGGTAATTAGCCTGATTGTTTGGGATAAAGAAGTTTCCATGTCAATTGCTATAATATTTGTTCTAGGGGTCATGATTTCCCTTGCAATAATTTCACCAAACTCAAAAATAGAAGTAAGCATTTTTTCTTCACTTTCTTCCAATACTCCTTCTTCTAGTCCAAGGTTTATTAACAGCTTGATTTCATCCTCAGAGATAAGCGAATCGTTTTCAATAGCATTCCCTTTGCCTACTCTTAAGATGTATTTTGAAAGTAAGTTTAATACCACAATTGCAGGCAATAAAATTATCGATAAATAATAAATTGGTTGACTCAGTTTAATAGAAAATTTTTCAGCTTTTTTAAGAGCAATATTTTTAGGAGTTATTTCACCAAAAATAAGAACAACAATTGTCATAAAGAAAGCCGAGGTGACTGCAATAAAAGTTTCACTTTTAACGCCAATTCTTGTCATGATGTCAATAAATAAGAACGTTGAGATGGTCGAGGCTAAGATGTTAGCAACATTATTACCCACAAGAATAGTCGTGAGCATTCTTCCTGGCTTATGAAATAACTTAACAATGAATTTTGTAGCATTAGGGTTATCTGCTTCTATTTTCTTTCTTTTTAAGGGAGAGAGCGAAGTAAAGGCGGTTTCAGAGGCGGAAAATAAAGCGGATAACATTATAAAAATGCATAATAAAAAAATTTGTAAGTATATCGAGTTATATTCCACTAATAATCCTAAATCCTATCAACCAATGCTATTGTTTTATTATAAGATAGGAATACTTCAAATACAATTGCAAGATCTATTCTAGCATTAAAGGTATTTTTTAAGTAAGAAATCTTCATAGTCTTCCATAATCTCTCTTTCTTGGTCATCATTGTGATCATAGCCAGTTAAATGAGCAAAAGCATGAGCTAGCGTCATGATTAGCTGTTCATTTCTGTTTATTCTAT from Candidatus Margulisiibacteriota bacterium includes:
- a CDS encoding hemolysin family protein — encoded protein: MEYNSIYLQIFLLCIFIMLSALFSASETAFTSLSPLKRKKIEADNPNATKFIVKLFHKPGRMLTTILVGNNVANILASTISTFLFIDIMTRIGVKSETFIAVTSAFFMTIVVLIFGEITPKNIALKKAEKFSIKLSQPIYYLSIILLPAIVVLNLLSKYILRVGKGNAIENDSLISEDEIKLLINLGLEEGVLEESEEKMLTSIFEFGEIIAREIMTPRTNIIAIDMETSLSQTIRLITKYGHSRIPVYRERIDNIIGFVYAKDILSVPKEDWETETALKPEMIRPAFYVPETKKIDELLSELRKMKMHIAIVVDEYGGTSGIVTLEDIIEEIIGEIQDEYDEKEEEMIIKKSDGYIVSGLINVSDLNNELNIKLPEEDDYDSLAGFMVNRLGKMPEKGDIFENCKFKIKVLHVYRRRITKLHLIVKDEEEVESTND